From the genome of Salvia splendens isolate huo1 chromosome 7, SspV2, whole genome shotgun sequence:
GCATTTCCACTAGAGAAGATCTATCAGCTTCTTCTCAAGAAGATGATCAAAGCAGGCAGCATCATCTGGAAACACAGAACATCAATAGACAGTCAGATCAATGCCcaaatcaagaagaaaaaatTGGCGTCGCAACAGGCAATTGGGGTTGTGGTGCTTTTGGAGGAGACCCCGAAATAAAAGCTGTCATCCAATGGCTGGCAGTGTCTCAAGCTCTTAGACCGTTCATCTTGTACTACACATTCAGTTTAGAGCCGTTGCAGAAGCTTGAGCACGTAGTCCAATGGATTCTTGCCCATGAATGGAGCGTAGGCGAGCTATGGAGCATTTTGGTCGAGTACTCGGCTCAGAGAGTGAGTGGAAAAGCCAGAGTTGGCTTCTTCAAATGGCTTCTTCCATCATTGCACGCTGACGATCCAATGGTTGGTACCATGTGAAAATAATTATGTACCTTTGTATCTATTAAACTTTTAAATAACTGCAGAATGTAGTGTGAGATGAGAACTTGTAGTGTTTTTGTAGCACTAAGATTACATCAATTTGATTGGGTGTGTAGCAGGTTTTATAATCTTTGAACATATGAATTCAGAGTCTTTGCAATAGTAGGTAGTATTTGATTCTGTATCAATGGATATGTGTGGTATGGTTAACATTTTTTTTCGTGGATGAGGATTATTAACTCTATTTATTCACTCAAATCTCCAATCTAATAGTTAGACTTGAGGAAGAAGTCAAGAAATTGTACTAATTGAACTCCACTTCGTTGTCTCGAATCTCCGGTAGTTAAAATTGAGGAAGAAATTATTCTACTAACTGAACTCCACTTCATAATTCCTTTAGTGAGTTTTTCAACCTCTATGAAATGTTGGATTTTGAAAAATCCTTAGCTACTACAtcaaataatatactccctccttcctaaaaaaaatatatatgcaatttttattttcgttcgtcccataaaaatatatgcattctatttttggaaagttatcccaatttattactcatatacatcaacttatttacaacttataccaccataAACACGACTAATAATGTGGGTCTCACTGTCCACTAACACCACTTTaactaattttatcttaattgcCATATCAATTGtccatatttttgtgggacagagggagtataactcAGTAaagatactctctccgtccaaaaaaaatagtcGCATCTTTTTGTTATATCTCGTGCCGTTCACTCATGAGACTATTTTTGGTTGTGaatgacacatgttttaatgaatactacctccgtcccataataagagtttacttttacttttactataaatggtaagtatgtctcacattccactaactcattccactcacattcattatgaaactaataaataaaagtgggactcttactccactaactttttcaactaacttttctttacatttcttcaaactcgtgccgagtcaaatgtAGACTCCTATTGtgagacggaggtagtaattttTTGATAATGTAAGAAAGAAAAGTGCAAAAATGGTGAATGCAGTATTAGTGGATTATGAgatccacattattattagtagtatttaattattttaaacttttcatatttagaaattAGTCTAATTTTAGTAGACAACTCAAAATGGTAAAACAAGTCTATTTTTTATAACATATACAGTATCTTTTTTAAGAAAGACGTAAAAtctctttcaaataaataaaatgacattAAAAAGGACGAGGTGATTCAATAGGAgggttagagcatctccaatggtaatAGGCCAGCCATAGGCTAGCGACAAACTCtttctgtcacatcatcagcactaaaaactcctcccgccacatcatcaggacaaacaactggaaaagcaataggctagccacaataaacaaaattataaaaaataaataattaacaatcacacaaaatacggaattaaatttacgacacagatacgggaaaattcaataataatatttaaattttaaaaaagtacattgattaaaaaaatttacattaattaaaaaaaatctaacgacgtgcagtcctccgcgcccacaactcttcaattaaatccttttggagtcgaatatgaggatccacttggcgcatgtcggcatgtgccttgaggtggccgacttcatcgtgaggaatcccccttcgtacgttgggggcggccacgccgtggcttgggccggcttcattagcatcgtcattggcccaactagtcagttgtacaccttcatcttcgacaatcatgttgtgcaggataatacagacgtacattatatcagcaatgcagtcgacatgccacaaacgcgttggacccctaattgccgcccatcgagactggagcacaccaaatgcacgttccacgtccttgcgcgccgactcctgccgttccgcaaagtaggtcttcctctcatctgatgcgcatctgatcgtcttcacaaagacgggccacctagggtatatcccatccgccaagtagtagcccatatcatgctggtttcCGTTGGCTATAAAATTGATGGCCGGACCAacaccctggcactgctcgttgaaaaggggcgacgggTTGaagacgttgaggtcgttgttcgacccggctatcccaaaatatgcatgccaaatccacaaccggtaatcagctacgacctcgaggatcatcgtgggattctttcccttgtagccggtcgtgtagaaccctttccaggcagcggggcagttcttccactcctaatgcatacaatctatgctgcccaacatcccggggaacccatgcttctccccgtgcatctgcatcagatcctgacactcttcaggggtagggcttcgaagatactgatcacggaatatttcaatgaagccctgacagaaatactttgacaatccagggcagtcgtctcaccgatgtggaggtactcgtcccacatgtctgccgcgcgtccataggccaactgcctgattaccgcagtgcacttttgtataggtgtgtggccgggtctgccagccgcatcgtaccTGAACCGGAAACAcaaatatcgacgctccaaagcatcaacgatacgcataaacactgccctacgcatcctaaaacgccgcctgaaaagaggcgccccaaaccgcggctcctctgcaaagtagtcttcatatagccgctgatgtgcagctacgtgatcccgatcaatcactgcttgtcggtggacaacgggtggaggtcgaggtacctccggctgcaaggccctttgtatcaaccggtttatctcgcgggacgtatagacctccaactcttcgttcatttgccgttcgtactcctcagtatcaccaccactaccaccactactaccacccgcgttactcatttcacgttgttgctattgtacagaaattaagatggagagaaaactcgttaaaacaagtggtgcgaatgaaaatgacgtgcaaatcgcgtatatatagtgtttcgaaaaataataaaaaaaaaatttgagctggcagatcgctcgccgatcgggagcctgcaatggcggccagcagaccggcgagcggatcgtcCAGCGCTCGAAAATCGGCTAGACtatccgctcgccgccattggagatgctcttacaatattaattttttaactgGGCTAACTAAAGATGCCCTGAAAGTTATCGGTAGCCGCGAATTACTTGCTCAGTTGCTTGGGCCAAGCCCAAAACTAGGGCCTgcagaaaagaaaacaaagaaacCAAAATTGGAAATTGCAATTTTCGAGAGCTGTTATTACTTGATGTACGGGAAAATGCAATTTAGAGTAAATAACGGTTATAAATTGAATTTCTCAGAAGATgctgaaataaagaaaaatactGTAAAAAGAAACCTCACATTATCCATTTCCTGTGTAAGGGGGTTTTGGGGGTTTTACTGAAATTCATCACCACATTTCTGAAGCTCAACTGGGAAGAAGGTATCTGAGCAACGCCCAACTTATAACTCATACTTCACTGAATTATTCTCAACTAGTACGTACTCGCAATTGTTTTCTGTATTTTGTTGCTAATTCTTGCCATTTCAATTGGGATTAAGTTACTATACTTCGATGCCAGTCCTATAGTTATTATAATCTCCTTTGGCATAATTCTGTAATTTATCTCCatcttgttttcttttgttGTTTATATCTTGCATTTCACCCATTTTTCAGGTAAATATTGATTTTTCACATTGTAAAGGACTATTGAAGCTAGGTATTTGACTACATATATGTTGAAGGACCACTTATTTGCTTATGTATTCTTTTGCAGAGGGTTGTCTGGTGTAATTACCGTATTGTATTGTCTGGTGAGTGGTGAAATTATATTATAGCTAGAAATGAACCAAACGTTTAAAGGATTACTTGTTTAatgatatattaatatttttttatcatcttTCTCGATTCAGTTGCAGATTTGTTGTCTTGTCTTGTGTTAGTCAGATTCTTCAATGGCTCTGCATGCAATGGGGCCAATTCACCACCGCATATGGCGGCTGCAAGTTCCGTGTTTGCCTGCTCATGAGAGATGTTTGATAAGGTTTCCTTCTTATTCTGGGACTTCTCTCACACGGCAAAGCAGTCGTTGCTGCATTATGGGTTCCTCTAATACGAGGCATGTAAAGAAATTCACTAGGCCACTGCCGATGGTACTTTTTTTTGCCTGATGATAATATTTAAAGttcaattattttcttaatcctGTCTGTGCATTTATGTGGCTTATATGGTTCTGAAATACGAAGCAGGATATTAGCAACCGAGGCAGTCGAGTAAATGTTTCCAAAGTGGAGGAACTGCTACGGATGGGTGAGGGGGATGGAGACGACGACGAAGAAGAATCGGGTGGGAATGGTGAAGATAAGGATTCATTTGTAATGGATGAAAATGAGAGAAAGGAGTGGAGGCAGAAGATAAGAGAAGTCATGAGTAGGATTCCTGATGATGCCGATGAGGAGACTGATATGctagagaaaaggaaaaggatgCAGAAGCTTCTAGCAGAATACCCTCTtgtcgttgaggaggaggatccAGATTGGCCCGAGGATGCTGATGGCTGGGGTTTTAGCTTGGGTCAGTTCTTCAACAAGATCAgcataaaaaatgtcaaaaagGAAGACGATGAGAATTATGAGAGTGAAAATGAAATAGTGTGGAAGGATGATGATTATATTCGTCCGATCAAAGATATAACAACTGCAGAGTGGGAAGAAGCTATCTATAAGGACATCAGCCCTTTAGTTGTTCTTGTTCACAACCGTTACAAAAGGTACTTTTTGAGTTCCAATTGTTTGTATGAACCAAACTCTTCACCAACAGTTATATATAGTAGCATTTGTGGTGCATTTGATATGAGaatactttttcattttttaagtgCTTCAAATTAGTCATTCATAGATAGGACGATTTTGAGGTTAGATTAACTAAATTTGATTGTTGTAACTGTCTACTCTTTATCTTTAAAGCACATTTTTCCGTTTAAATAATTTTGTGCTTATAGCCTTATAGAAAGTGTTTAAATATACATTCAGACCAAAGGAGAATGAAAAGATCCGGGAGGAAATAGATAAAGCTGTGCAGATCATATGGAACTGCAGGCTGCCATCACCAAGAGTAAGCAGGCTTAATTATTTTGGgcgtgtgtgtgtttgtgcatGTATATTTTCGTATTGAAGTTGATGCCTTGCTCATCTGTGGTTGACAGTGTGTTGCAATAGATGCTAACACCGAGTTTGATTTGGTCTCTGCTCTGAAAGTATCTGTTTTCCCAGAGATTATTTTCACTAAAGCCGGAAAAATTTTATACCGTGAGAAAGGTGCAGTTACATACTGTACTGTACTTGAGATACTCTACCCTGCTAAAAGCTAAACTTTTTCATTATTCATTTCCAGCAATCCGAACAGCTGATGAGTTGTCAAAGATAATGGCTTTCTTTTACTTCGGAGCAGCCAAGCCCCCATGTTTAAGCGAGATTAAGAGCACGGAAGAAACGATTCCTACAGTTGAAATCAGAAGTCAACATCTGTAGAACGTGTCATATGGAATATTCTTGCACTTTTGGATGTAGCCGGCTCCACCTGGCCAGTCAGTAGAAATCATACTGCCTTGAAATCTGCAAACTGGGGTTTGTGAAGATTATCTTAATGACAATTGGGAGCCCGAATGAGCTGGGATGCAGATTTG
Proteins encoded in this window:
- the LOC121742496 gene encoding thioredoxin-like fold domain-containing protein MRL7L, chloroplastic isoform X2, with the protein product MALHAMGPIHHRIWRLQVPCLPAHERCLIRFPSYSGTSLTRQSSRCCIMGSSNTRHVKKFTRPLPMDISNRGSRVNVSKVEELLRMGEGDGDDDEEESGGNGEDKDSFVMDENERKEWRQKIREVMSRIPDDADEETDMLEKRKRMQKLLAEYPLVVEEEDPDWPEDADGWGFSLGQFFNKISIKNVKKEDDENYESENEIVWKDDDYIRPIKDITTAEWEEAIYKDISPLVVLVHNRYKRPKENEKIREEIDKAVQIIWNCRLPSPRCVAIDANTEFDLVSALKVSVFPEIIFTKAGKILYREKAIRTADELSKIMAFFYFGAAKPPCLSEIKSTEETIPTVEIRSQHL
- the LOC121742496 gene encoding thioredoxin-like fold domain-containing protein MRL7L, chloroplastic isoform X1, which produces MALHAMGPIHHRIWRLQVPCLPAHERCLIRFPSYSGTSLTRQSSRCCIMGSSNTRHVKKFTRPLPMQDISNRGSRVNVSKVEELLRMGEGDGDDDEEESGGNGEDKDSFVMDENERKEWRQKIREVMSRIPDDADEETDMLEKRKRMQKLLAEYPLVVEEEDPDWPEDADGWGFSLGQFFNKISIKNVKKEDDENYESENEIVWKDDDYIRPIKDITTAEWEEAIYKDISPLVVLVHNRYKRPKENEKIREEIDKAVQIIWNCRLPSPRCVAIDANTEFDLVSALKVSVFPEIIFTKAGKILYREKAIRTADELSKIMAFFYFGAAKPPCLSEIKSTEETIPTVEIRSQHL